Proteins from a genomic interval of Clostridia bacterium:
- a CDS encoding ABC transporter ATP-binding protein — MACSTAALELDAVNKAYGNVQALAGYSLRVADGELVSLLGPSGCGKSTALRVVAGLEQPDSGSVYLGDSEVTSVSPERRDVGLVFQSYALFPHMTVAANVAFPMMIARRPRKDVDDTVTQLLAMVQLEGLENRYPSQLSGGQRQRVALARALAKGPRVLLLDEPLSALDAKIRVQLRAEIRRLQTSLGIATIYVTHDQEEALSISDRVVVMRHGRIEQEGSPTDLYAHPSTLFVATFVGSSAVFHGQVAVHRADGAFEVDIGGSRVVVSPGLTNASNGSARRIIEGSGAAVVVRPENVKVLSSSESLPPFSNSFEGLVEVVTFHGNSATVHVRVNRNTKVEAIVEPARLSELPPGTSVWVAFAPENAWLVPDEGR, encoded by the coding sequence CGTATGGAAATGTGCAAGCACTGGCGGGATATTCTCTGCGAGTAGCAGATGGAGAGTTGGTGTCTCTTCTTGGCCCATCCGGATGCGGCAAGAGCACTGCCCTGAGGGTGGTAGCTGGCCTTGAGCAGCCAGATTCCGGCTCCGTCTATCTGGGCGATTCCGAGGTGACTTCGGTTTCTCCGGAGAGACGCGATGTGGGGCTGGTTTTTCAGTCGTACGCACTGTTCCCGCACATGACCGTTGCTGCGAATGTGGCATTTCCGATGATGATAGCTCGCCGACCTCGCAAGGATGTCGACGATACGGTTACGCAACTGCTGGCAATGGTGCAGCTAGAGGGATTGGAAAATCGCTATCCCAGTCAGCTGTCTGGAGGGCAGCGGCAGAGGGTAGCGCTGGCTAGAGCCCTTGCCAAAGGGCCAAGAGTGCTGCTCCTTGATGAGCCGCTTTCCGCTCTCGATGCGAAGATCCGCGTCCAGCTTAGGGCCGAAATTCGAAGGCTCCAGACCTCACTTGGAATAGCCACGATATACGTGACCCATGACCAAGAGGAGGCGCTGTCGATTTCCGACCGCGTAGTGGTGATGCGGCACGGCAGGATTGAACAAGAGGGCTCGCCCACAGACTTGTACGCCCATCCGAGCACCCTTTTCGTGGCGACCTTTGTTGGTTCGTCAGCTGTCTTCCACGGTCAGGTGGCAGTACACCGAGCTGATGGCGCCTTTGAAGTGGACATTGGAGGGTCTCGCGTAGTAGTCAGCCCGGGCTTAACGAATGCGTCCAATGGGAGTGCAAGGCGCATTATCGAGGGCAGCGGAGCGGCAGTTGTAGTGCGCCCTGAGAATGTGAAGGTGTTGAGCTCTTCGGAGAGCCTACCGCCGTTCTCGAACTCATTTGAAGGCTTGGTGGAGGTTGTGACTTTTCACGGTAACTCAGCAACAGTGCATGTGCGCGTGAATCGAAACACGAAGGTTGAGGCGATTGTGGAGCCGGCCAGACTGAGCGAGCTTCCCCCGGGAACTAGTGTGTGGGTGGCTTTCGCTCCTGAGAACGCCTGGCTAGTTCCGGATGAGGGCAGGTGA